A single window of Vibrio stylophorae DNA harbors:
- the yidD gene encoding membrane protein insertion efficiency factor YidD codes for MATSLSPLAWLATKLIRFYQLVISPLIGPRCRFTPSCSQYAIEAIKIHGVIKGGWLTIKRLLKCHPLNDGGYDPVPPHQHTNRDQ; via the coding sequence CTCGCGTGGTTAGCCACTAAACTAATCCGCTTCTATCAGCTGGTGATCAGCCCGCTTATCGGCCCGCGTTGTCGTTTTACTCCAAGTTGTTCCCAATACGCTATAGAAGCCATTAAAATTCACGGTGTAATAAAAGGCGGTTGGTTAACAATCAAACGTCTATTAAAATGCCACCCTTTAAATGATGGTGGTTACGACCCAGTTCCACCTCATCAGCATACAAACAGAGATCAATAA